TCCCTATTTCAGATGTACTATTGTGCGACGGACAATCAGCGAATGATGAAACTCCCCGATTACCTTGATCACCATCTTTCCAAGGTAATCGATGAGATTTACAAGGAGACAGCAGACGATCGATCAGTGGTCCTACAACCTCACTTGCATCGCTTAGTGATCAAAGCAGATTTTGCAACAGACGTCTACTTGGATATAGATATATGGCAAGCCGCTGTTTTACTTGAGATATTTTCAGTTGATCATCAAGCAAACTTTGACACTATGGTTGAAGCCTTAAAAGTAAAGAATATAACCGCGTTTCAAAGCGTCCTGAACTCATTACGAAAACATAAAATACTCAGGAAAAGTGGTCAACAATATATCTTGAATAACGATTTTAGTCCGAAACACCCAAGCACAGAAGCTTCGCCATATAGAGTTTCCTACTCTAAAGATAAAATTATTAACAAAGGCCCTGAATTTCGAGCTCCGAACACTGATCAAAAGTGGACTACTCAGGCCAATTAAGATTTACACTGGTACGCAATGATATACAAAACGGTAAAATGTATTAACATGAGGCTAAATATAAAGGTAACAAAGAGCTCAGGTGTAATAGAAGGCGGTAGCCTATAACATTCATTCTAGAAGAGCTATTCAGAATGAACCGCTACCTGCAAACACCTGAGCCAATGTGCTTTGTCCACCACATTGTTGGAAGTCCATGCTGATGATTTCCAGTAAGGAGAATGCTGAAAGCACCCCAACTACGATACTTGCAGCAGCGCCCTTGAGGCCTAAAAACTCACCAACTGAAACCACGATCGCCAAAATGGTTGCACCAGTTGCAGTGGCCACGGGAATAACCTTGTCCAGTTCCTTTGAGACAGACTGCTCTCTGCGCCCAACAAGAGTGATGCCCTGCTCCTTGAATTGGTTACCTAGGTCGCGTGCGCTAGATCCAGAGATATCTTGCCAGCGTTTCGCAAACCAGGTGCCGGTCATGGCGAGGAATAGAGGGAAGACGACAATAGTTAGCGGCTGTCTAGTGAAACCTTCCAACAATGACCTAGGGGGAGCAAGTAACGATAGAGGGAAGTTCGGAGTATAGTGCAGGCTCCCACTAATAGTGTAACCGCCTAGCAACTTAGTTATGCTGCTTGAAGGGTCATTTTTCCCAACTAGCTGTATAATTGCAAATGCAGCCACATGAATGTAAAAGAGCAAAGTGTATGAAAACAAAATCGAAAGACCAGCAGTGTACATTAGACGGATAGGATACATGTTGTTCATGCCTCTAGCTTTTGTAGATCTGACAGGAAGTTCAACCCGGTAGTTCTGCAAGTAGCAGACGAGGATGGCCAATGCAAAGACAATCACAACAGTTGTTAGGTTTGGCAAATAGTCACGCTGGAATGCGTTAACAATGCTGCCTAGGAATGTCTTGTGCTGCGCCCACAAACCTGTAATCAGGTTTACCAACGCACCGTGAGGCTCAGTAATTCCCTCAGCACCGTTAATCACTTTCTGGTTAAGGCCTAGGGTGTCCGTAACCAGGTTTGTGGCAGTGGCTACAGTGACAATAGACATGCATCCGGAGCCAAAACCGAACCCCTTGTCAATCACCTCCACCAGAAGAGTAGTAAATAAACCAGCACCAATCAATTGCATGTTCAAGAACACAATTGCCGAGAGCGGTAGATTGTCACCGTAGTACCCAGAAAATATGAAGACATTGGCCAAAATTGCATACTGCACGACGGATAAAACCTTGATCAGAGATTGGAATAGCTCTCTGTCCTGTCTCTGCTTGAAGTTGACCCTGATCACACGCAAACCTGCGAGTAACTGCAAGATAAGTGCAGTTGCAATTGGTGGGAACAAACCAAATTCCATGAGCGTCCGCGGCTCCGCCGCGAAAACTCCCCGCAGGAAGAATAGCGGATCCTTCACTGCGCCCGCCTCCGCGGAAACACCAGCCAGGGGAAACTGCCCGAAAAGGTAGATCAGCGAAGCAATCAGCGTGTAGACCACCTTGTCATCGAACGTCACCTTTTCATAAGGCAGCTCAACCTCTGGTATGATTGCCAGAATGGGCTTGATTGTGTCTACCAATCGGACTATCAAACGGTTTGTTAGTACAGTTCCATCTGGGGTTTCTTTAGCACACTTCACATACAACCAGCCATAGTACTATCCTCGAACTAGTAGTTCCTCTATATCACTCAAGTGGCAAGCCCCAGATATATACAGCGTAATTGCCTGTGCAGAACCCTCTGCCAACACTTAGCGCACCGGATTCCTATGTCAGTCATGTGTGGTCGAGCTACTGATTCTGGCCAAGCTCCACACCCAAACGGCCAGCAAAAAAATTTCATCATTACCCGGTCGTCATATATCCGGGTAACAGATTGTCCTTTAAGTTAGTGACATAGGTATGCTCGCTTGCGTCGTACCATCCACAGCTTTAGAAGCACGCAACACGAAGTCTAGCCTGCGCTTGGATCGATCTAGTACGACTTTAATGCCAAGGCTTCTTAGGTACGGTTCGTTTAGCGTTGTTGCGTCCGTGCTGGGCGCTTCCTACTACTACTATGCAGTTGCTAGTCCATTATACACAGAGGCCGAATGGCACCGTGTCTCGCAACGTACTGCGGCACTCATTGACCGGCGGATAGATATCCCAGTGCCCGAATCAACGACCGAACGGCGGGAATATGTGGTACGTAGCAGCAAGGAGACGATGAAGGACATATGGAACGAACAGATCAGAAGTATAGTGGACTGGATCTACTCGTGGAGTCATTGACTGTCTCATGTACCGTAGCTTCGTGTTTAACTCTTCGTTGTATAAAATTCGTTGTGTATGGAATAGGTCATCTCTGCGTTTTTACTCATCTCTGCATCGCTCAGCAGCAGACGATGACAGAGAAGCCAGACTCGCAGATCGACTACCAGGAAGCCATCAGCTACTGGACCGGGGTCCCCGCCACCGTTGACGGCGTGCTAGGTGGCTACGGGCCAGAGACCCCAGTGCCGGCGATGGACATCCATGGGTCTATGAGCTTCTTGCGCAAGCTGAAGTCACGTATGGTGCCAGCACCTGGGATGCCTAGATACAGCGTCGATATCGGTGCAGGCATCGGCCGTGTCACTAAGGACTTGCTCGTGAAGGTCAGCGACAA
This is a stretch of genomic DNA from Eremothecium gossypii ATCC 10895 chromosome VI, complete sequence. It encodes these proteins:
- the SSH1 gene encoding Ssh1p (Syntenic homolog of Saccharomyces cerevisiae YBR283C (SSH1); 1-intron), with translation MAGFRLVDTIKPILAIIPEVELPYEKVTFDDKVVYTLIASLIYLFGQFPLAGVSAEAGAVKDPLFFLRGVFAAEPRTLMEFGLFPPIATALILQLLAGLRVIRVNFKQRQDRELFQSLIKVLSVVQYAILANVFIFSGYYGDNLPLSAIVFLNMQLIGAGLFTTLLVEVIDKGFGFGSGCMSIVTVATATNLVTDTLGLNQKVINGAEGITEPHGALVNLITGLWAQHKTFLGSIVNAFQRDYLPNLTTVVIVFALAILVCYLQNYRVELPVRSTKARGMNNMYPIRLMYTAGLSILFSYTLLFYIHVAAFAIIQLVGKNDPSSSITKLLGGYTISGSLHYTPNFPLSLLAPPRSLLEGFTRQPLTIVVFPLFLAMTGTWFAKRWQDISGSSARDLGNQFKEQGITLVGRREQSVSKELDKVIPVATATGATILAIVVSVGEFLGLKGAAASIVVGVLSAFSLLEIISMDFQQCGGQSTLAQVFAGSGSF
- the MIC12 gene encoding Mic12p (Syntenic homolog of Saccharomyces cerevisiae YBR262C (AIM5)), giving the protein MLACVVPSTALEARNTKSSLRLDRSSTTLMPRLLRYGSFSVVASVLGASYYYYAVASPLYTEAEWHRVSQRTAALIDRRIDIPVPESTTERREYVVRSSKETMKDIWNEQIRSIVDWIYSWSH